In Labrus mixtus chromosome 13, fLabMix1.1, whole genome shotgun sequence, a single genomic region encodes these proteins:
- the tsn gene encoding translin, whose product MSVTEMFSYIQGFLSADQDVREDIRKVVQTLEQTAREILTVLQSVHQPSGFKEIPSKCAKVRELFCTVRTQIADLKTKFPMEQYYRFHEHWRFVLQRLAFLAAFVVYLESEALVTREEVAQILGIEVVREKGFHLDVEDYLAGVLIMASELSRLAVNSVTAGDYTRPLRISNFINELDSGFRLLNLKNDPLRKRYDGLKYDVKKIEEVVYDLSIRGLAKEQESAVEK is encoded by the exons ATGTCAGTCACCGAGATGTTCAGTTATATTCAGGGCTTCCTGAGCGCCGACCAGGACGTCCGAGAG GATATCCGGAAAGTGGTCCAGACATTGGAGCAGACTGCCCGAGAAATACTAACAGTACTCCAAAGTGTCCACCAGCCATCTGGATTCAAAGAAA TTCCCAGTAAATGTGCGAAGGTGCGGGAGCTGTTCTGCACCGTCAGGACACAAATTGCAGACCTCAAAACAAAATTTCCTATGGAGCAGTACTACAG GTTCCATGAACACTGGCGGTTTGTCCTGCAGCGCCTGGCTTTCTTAGCAGCCTTTGTTGTCTACCTGGAGAGTGAAGCGCTTGTGACCCGGGAGGAAGTGGCTCAGATACTTGGCA TCGAGGTGGTGCGAGAGAAAGGCTTTCACCTGGATGTAGAGGACTACCTGGCAGGTGTGCTGATCATGGCTAGTGAACTG TCACGGCTAGCGGTAAACAGCGTCACAGCAGGAGATTACACCCGGCCGCTCCGCATCTCCAACTTCATCAACGAGCTTGACTCGGGTTTCCGCCTGCTGAACCTGAAGAATGACCCGCTGCGGAAACGCTACGACGGCCTCAAGTATGACGTGAAGAAAATCGAGGAGGTGGTGTACGACCTATCCATCCGCGGGCTTGCAAAAGAGCAGGAGTCCGCCGTGGAAAAATAG